One genomic segment of Fusibacter sp. A1 includes these proteins:
- a CDS encoding D-serine ammonia-lyase, protein MTPNIIELIKEHEVLQEVVEARQVFWINPKLKSTSEVMDHLEISIDDVYDASERLDRFASYFKAAFPQTTASGGIIESKLEEVANFKSEVERHYQQDIPGNLYIKLDSHLPIAGSIKARGGIYEVIKHAEALALSSGRLKLTDSYEVLNSSEMHEFFSQYSIAVGSTGNLGLSIGIVSAKLGFNVFVHMSSDAKAWKKEMLRSKGVTVVEYDSDYSVAVEKGRKQSENDPDMHFVDDENSKDLFMGYAVAALRLKEQLKERDIIVDSDHPLFVYLPCGVGGGPGGVAFGLKCIFGDDVHCYFVEPVQSPCMLIGMETGLHDKVCVQEFGLSNSTQADGLAVGRASGFVGHVMQGLLEGIYTIDDDELFILLKMMADTEQIWLEPSALAGMKGPVLVTERKLATENSTHIMWATGGGMVPEDVMKNYYEKGI, encoded by the coding sequence ATTTAGAGATAAGCATCGACGACGTGTACGACGCAAGCGAGCGCCTAGACAGATTCGCCTCTTACTTCAAGGCGGCTTTTCCTCAGACGACCGCCAGTGGTGGAATCATCGAATCGAAACTGGAAGAAGTCGCTAACTTCAAATCTGAGGTTGAAAGGCACTACCAACAAGACATACCCGGAAACCTATACATAAAACTAGATTCTCATTTACCTATCGCTGGCTCCATCAAGGCACGCGGAGGGATCTACGAAGTCATTAAACACGCTGAAGCATTGGCCTTATCAAGCGGTAGACTCAAACTGACAGACAGCTATGAAGTGCTTAACTCGAGTGAAATGCATGAGTTTTTCTCGCAGTATTCCATTGCAGTGGGTTCAACAGGAAATTTAGGACTAAGCATTGGAATCGTAAGTGCAAAGCTCGGATTCAACGTGTTTGTGCATATGTCATCAGACGCGAAAGCCTGGAAAAAGGAGATGCTTCGATCAAAAGGGGTTACCGTCGTGGAGTATGATTCCGACTACAGCGTTGCTGTAGAAAAGGGTAGAAAACAGAGTGAAAACGATCCCGACATGCACTTTGTGGATGATGAGAATTCAAAAGACCTATTTATGGGTTATGCAGTAGCTGCCCTGAGACTCAAGGAGCAACTGAAAGAACGCGATATCATCGTAGATTCGGATCATCCGCTCTTTGTATACCTGCCATGCGGAGTAGGCGGTGGCCCGGGTGGTGTTGCATTCGGTTTAAAGTGCATATTTGGAGATGACGTCCACTGTTATTTTGTCGAACCGGTACAATCGCCTTGCATGTTGATAGGAATGGAGACTGGTTTACATGATAAGGTATGCGTACAGGAATTTGGACTTAGCAACAGCACCCAAGCGGATGGCCTTGCAGTAGGTAGAGCATCAGGCTTTGTAGGACATGTTATGCAGGGCTTGCTGGAAGGCATCTATACCATTGATGATGACGAGCTGTTCATCCTACTGAAAATGATGGCGGACACCGAGCAAATATGGCTTGAGCCCTCGGCACTTGCTGGAATGAAAGGTCCTGTGCTAGTAACTGAGCGTAAACTGGCTACTGAAAATTCGACCCATATCATGTGGGCTACAGGTGGTGGAATGGTGCCAGAAGATGTAATGAAAAATTATTATGAAAAAGGGATTTAA